One part of the Carassius gibelio isolate Cgi1373 ecotype wild population from Czech Republic chromosome B6, carGib1.2-hapl.c, whole genome shotgun sequence genome encodes these proteins:
- the LOC127960097 gene encoding adenosine receptor A1 codes for MVEEEPLLQIVKMSTVTESLEKVDLIYISIESTIALVSVLGNVLVVLVVYMNQALRDPTFCFIVSLALADIAVGVLVIPLAVVISLGLNTLFYTCLFISCLLITITQSSILSLLAIAIDRFLRVKIPTRYNIIVTQRRAWVAVGLCWLISFLTGLVPMAGWHLSPPGNVSTTPIKCQFTKVMRMDYMVYFNFFVWVVVPLIIMTGLYAEIFRVICRQLNRRAEATCDSSKYYRKELKLAKSLALVLFLFALCWLPLHIMNCVVFYCPTCNVPKSAVYVGIFMSHVNSALNPLVYAFRIQRFHDTLIHIIQRFVLCKTTSAILSQHSPGPITEKTQVQ; via the exons ATGGTGGAGGAGGAACCACTGCTACAGATAGTGAAGATGTCAACAGTAACTGAAAGTTTGGAGAAGGTGGACTTGATTTACATCTCCATCGAGAGCACTATCGCTCTGGTGTCAGTGCTTGGGAACGTGCTGGTGGTCCTGGTGGTTTACATGAATCAGGCTCTCAGAGACCCCACTTTCTGTTTTATTGTCTCTCTGGCACTGGCCGATATCGCAGTTGGAGTTCTTGTCATTCCGCTGGCAGTGGTCATCAGCTTGGGTCTCAACACACTGTTTTACACCTGCCTCTTCATCTCCTGCCTCCTCATCACCATCACCCAAAGCTCCATACTGTCCCTGCTGGCCATCGCCATCGACCGCTTCCTACGCGTCAAAATCCCCACCAG GTACAACATCATTGTTACACAGAGGCGGGCGTGGGTAGCTGTGGGTTTGTGCTGGCTCATCTCGTTTCTGACTGGTTTAGTGCCGATGGCCGGCTGGCACCTCAGCCCACCCGGAAATGTCAGCACGACGCCCATCAAATGCCAATTCACCAAAGTCATGCGGATGGATTACATGGTCTACTTCAACTTCTTTGTTTGGGTGGTGGTGCCCCTGATCATCATGACCGGACTGTATGCAGAGATCTTTCGCGTGATCTGCCGCCAACTCAACCGTCGAGCCGAGGCCACCTGCGACTCGAGCAAATACTACCGCAAAGAGCTGAAACTTGCGAAGTCATTAGCACTAGTTCTGTTTCTGTTTGCACTTTGCTGGCTGCCACTGCATATTATGaactgtgttgtgttttattgccCGACATGCAACGTGCCCAAGAGTGCTGTTTACGTGGGTATCTTTATGTCACACGTCAACTCTGCACTCAACCCGCTGGTGTACGCTTTCCGCATCCAGCGCTTCCATGATACACTGATTCATATCATCCAGCGATTTGTGCTTTGTAAAACTACATCAGCCATCCTGAGCCAGCATAGTCCTGGACCGATCACAGAGAAAACCCAAGTTCAGTAG
- the LOC127960245 gene encoding protein SYS1 homolog, whose translation MGSHFRSYVWDPVLIISQIILMQCIFYSFLGLWLAGVDGLVHTSRSLDQIFSYEALGFSTTQGRLSMMAFTLNSLTCAIGLWFFIRRGKQCLDFTVTVHFFHVIGCWIYNAHLTAALSWWLVNVACMALMAVIGEYLCMRTELRAIPVNTTPKSNL comes from the exons ATGGGCAGTCATTTCCGCAGCTATGTCTGGGATCCAGTCCTCATTATCTCCCAGATTATTCTCATGCAGTGCATCTTCTACAGCTTCTTGGGTCTGTGGTTGGCTGGTGTTGATGGTTTGGTCCATACCAGTAGATCACTCGACCAGATATTCAGTTATGAG GCTCTTGGCTTTTCAACAACACAAGGTCGCTTGTCTATGATGGCGTTCACTCTGAATTCTCTCACATG CGCTATTGGCCTGTGGTTTTTCATCCGACGGGGAAAGCAGTGTCTGGACTTCACCGTGACGGTGCATTTCTTTCACGTGATTGGCTGCTGGATCTATAACGCCCATCTCACAGCCGCCCTGTCATGGTGGTTGGTTAATGTGGCCTGCATGGCCCTCATGGCGGTCATCGGAGAGTACTTGTGCATGCGGACAGAGCTCAGAGCCATCCCTGTCAACACGACACCCAAATCCAACCTATGA